One part of the Tenacibaculum sp. 190130A14a genome encodes these proteins:
- a CDS encoding S8 family serine peptidase: MNIKEIALTLIFTLTLSNGFCQENQNNSTLTKSKKLSNKELKSWYHKDFEKDTIPGISLDKLYNSGLLSKTKGKEVIVAVIDTKLDIDHEDLKGYIWINKGEIANNNIDDDKNGYIDDKNGWDFLSNTKGQYIKYQSSEIVRIIKKYQHKFETKNSTDLDENASKEHRLYLEAKKQLESKIERYKTTLGNFDKWITKYDSANNSLKGLLKKENISIQDLNNLLKTAKDSVTITHAKFLKNAKETDLINTLTHYKKWYGGMLNTTLNLNYNEREVIGDNPNDINDKFYGNPNVSGEVPFNHSISVSGVIGANRNNNIGAKGFSTNIKIMPVVMVASGDEHDKDIALAIRYAVDNGARVINMSWGKRFSLHQDWVLDAIKYAESKNVLIVHGAGNDAINTDVNEYYPKDHQGDLELVNNFIAVGASGYNLSKNLLTDFSSYGKKTVDVFAPGVKIYTTEIDDKYQFSRGTSLAAPMVSGLAGLLWSYYPELSASEIKEIIMKSGTSYDTLVTISDTNNQKKQIPFSELSKSGKIINAYNAFIMASKLKKDTK; encoded by the coding sequence ATGAATATCAAAGAAATTGCTCTCACCCTTATTTTCACACTTACATTAAGTAACGGCTTTTGTCAAGAAAATCAAAATAACTCCACACTAACTAAAAGTAAAAAACTTTCCAATAAAGAATTAAAAAGTTGGTATCATAAAGATTTTGAAAAAGATACAATACCCGGTATTAGTTTAGATAAGCTATATAACTCAGGACTTTTAAGTAAAACAAAAGGAAAAGAGGTAATTGTAGCTGTTATTGATACAAAATTAGATATTGACCACGAAGATTTAAAAGGTTATATATGGATTAACAAGGGAGAAATAGCCAACAATAATATTGACGATGATAAAAACGGATATATTGACGATAAGAATGGCTGGGATTTCCTAAGTAATACCAAAGGGCAATACATAAAATATCAAAGTTCGGAAATTGTACGAATCATAAAAAAATACCAACATAAATTTGAAACAAAGAATTCAACGGACCTAGATGAAAATGCATCAAAAGAGCACAGACTTTATTTAGAAGCTAAAAAACAGTTAGAAAGTAAAATTGAAAGATACAAAACCACACTCGGTAATTTTGACAAATGGATTACTAAATATGATTCAGCCAACAACAGTCTAAAAGGTCTTTTAAAAAAAGAAAACATTAGTATTCAAGATTTAAACAACTTACTAAAAACTGCTAAAGATTCTGTTACAATTACACATGCTAAGTTTTTAAAAAACGCCAAAGAAACCGATTTAATAAACACACTTACACATTACAAAAAATGGTACGGTGGTATGTTAAACACCACATTAAACTTAAACTATAACGAACGAGAAGTTATTGGAGACAATCCAAACGACATAAACGATAAGTTTTATGGAAATCCGAATGTTTCGGGTGAGGTTCCCTTTAATCACTCTATATCTGTTTCAGGTGTTATTGGAGCTAATAGAAACAACAACATTGGAGCTAAAGGATTCTCTACCAACATCAAGATAATGCCTGTCGTTATGGTTGCTTCTGGCGATGAACACGACAAAGATATTGCTCTAGCTATTAGATATGCTGTAGATAATGGTGCACGAGTAATAAACATGAGTTGGGGAAAACGTTTTTCTCTACATCAAGACTGGGTTCTGGATGCTATCAAATATGCAGAAAGCAAAAACGTTCTTATAGTACATGGAGCAGGAAATGACGCCATAAACACCGATGTAAATGAATATTACCCAAAAGATCACCAGGGGGATTTAGAGCTAGTGAATAATTTTATTGCTGTTGGTGCAAGCGGCTATAATTTAAGCAAAAACCTGCTGACAGATTTTTCTAGTTACGGTAAAAAAACCGTAGATGTATTCGCTCCAGGAGTCAAAATTTACACTACTGAAATAGACGACAAATATCAATTTTCTAGAGGTACTTCCTTAGCCGCTCCTATGGTATCTGGTTTAGCGGGATTGTTATGGTCTTATTACCCAGAATTATCTGCAAGTGAAATAAAAGAAATCATCATGAAATCGGGAACTTCTTATGACACTCTTGTTACTATTTCTGACACCAACAATCAGAAAAAACAAATACCTTTTTCTGAACTGAGCAAATCAGGTAAAATCATTAATGCATATAATGCCTTTATAATGGCTTCTAAACTCAAAAAAGACACTAAATAA
- a CDS encoding glycoside hydrolase family 18 protein, producing MKQLVPLVLAFLIISCKNKTLKQDFISQQNLHEKTYSSSSLTKEQEWDSLNQVSDRIVIHKKRKLKKNYRTFGWHLYSNGSTYKNYNFSLLWGISYFTYKIIPETGNYKNIHQWKTTALIDSAQANNCKVFLSVSNFGSKDNSVFLSSAKSQETLTNNLIALLAYRNANGINIDFEGVAKKDKQKLAQFITSLSKKLKKANPEYMVSLCLYGIDWNNIFDINTLNSSIDFYTLMGYDYYGSFSKIAGPVSPLQNSRTFGKGLEASVQHYLNKGVQNKNLIIGLPYYGAEWDTYSNKIPSKVKRFRSHPPYKNIQRIYIDSLKSNVLFDPESSSSYITIKNSDNSYKEIWFENKKSLAIKYDWIKTNHLGGVGIWALGYDDGYSELWNLLSEKFSE from the coding sequence ATGAAACAATTAGTCCCCCTAGTTTTAGCATTCCTAATAATTTCTTGCAAAAACAAAACGCTTAAACAAGATTTTATTAGTCAACAAAACTTACACGAAAAAACCTATAGTAGTAGTTCTTTAACAAAAGAACAAGAGTGGGACAGCCTTAACCAGGTCTCAGATAGAATCGTTATTCATAAAAAAAGAAAACTCAAAAAAAACTACCGAACTTTTGGTTGGCATCTATATTCTAACGGATCTACCTATAAAAATTATAATTTCTCTTTACTCTGGGGCATCTCTTATTTTACCTATAAAATCATTCCTGAAACAGGGAATTATAAAAACATCCATCAATGGAAAACAACTGCTTTAATAGATAGTGCACAAGCCAATAATTGCAAGGTATTTCTTTCTGTTTCAAACTTTGGAAGTAAAGACAACTCTGTTTTCCTATCCAGCGCAAAATCTCAAGAAACACTGACAAATAATTTAATAGCACTACTTGCTTACAGAAATGCTAATGGTATCAATATTGATTTTGAAGGAGTTGCTAAAAAAGATAAACAAAAACTCGCTCAATTTATCACATCGCTTTCAAAAAAACTAAAAAAAGCCAACCCTGAATACATGGTTTCTCTTTGTTTATATGGAATAGATTGGAACAATATATTTGATATCAATACCCTTAATTCTTCTATAGATTTTTACACTTTGATGGGTTACGACTATTATGGCAGCTTTAGTAAAATCGCGGGGCCTGTTAGCCCTTTACAAAATAGTAGAACTTTCGGAAAAGGACTTGAAGCTTCTGTTCAGCATTACCTCAATAAAGGTGTTCAGAACAAAAACTTAATTATTGGACTCCCTTATTATGGTGCTGAATGGGATACTTATTCTAACAAAATCCCTTCAAAAGTAAAAAGGTTCAGATCTCATCCTCCATATAAAAACATTCAACGAATCTATATCGATTCTTTAAAAAGCAACGTATTATTTGACCCTGAAAGCTCTTCCAGCTATATTACCATTAAAAATTCAGACAATAGTTACAAAGAAATTTGGTTCGAAAACAAAAAATCTCTTGCTATCAAATACGATTGGATAAAAACCAACCATCTTGGTGGTGTTGGTATTTGGGCTTTAGGATATGATGATGGATATTCAGAACTATGGAACCTGCTTTCTGAAAAATTCTCAGAATAG
- a CDS encoding YceI family protein yields MSIIKKITVLISVVFTIALVSGYATKSSKTSNKKAEKKVVVKSKKMIHMFVTHGHCSTPFEGVIENMNVYTPMLQYEENSLGNMKISFEANPNTFHVNRAEELTPRVQTPGLFIGINNENITFKSTNVYRMGVDWYQVNGKMTIKGEEREVKLFATSIRGSYDSGVSSMVLQGRVNLFDWGIDYDKLVNGKSEDIATKWLFLHLKVDLC; encoded by the coding sequence ATGAGCATCATCAAAAAAATCACGGTTTTAATTAGTGTAGTTTTTACAATAGCATTGGTAAGTGGCTATGCCACGAAGAGTTCAAAAACTTCCAATAAAAAGGCAGAAAAGAAAGTAGTAGTTAAATCAAAAAAAATGATTCATATGTTTGTGACACATGGTCATTGCAGTACCCCATTTGAGGGAGTGATTGAAAATATGAATGTTTATACCCCTATGTTACAATATGAAGAAAATTCGTTGGGTAATATGAAGATTTCTTTTGAGGCAAATCCAAATACATTTCATGTTAACAGAGCAGAAGAGTTAACACCAAGAGTACAAACCCCAGGTTTATTTATTGGAATAAATAATGAAAACATAACTTTTAAATCTACGAATGTGTATAGGATGGGAGTTGATTGGTATCAGGTAAATGGTAAAATGACTATTAAAGGAGAAGAAAGAGAGGTAAAATTGTTTGCTACTAGTATTCGAGGGTCGTATGATAGTGGAGTGAGTTCAATGGTGTTACAAGGACGTGTAAATTTATTTGATTGGGGAATTGATTACGATAAACTTGTCAATGGAAAATCTGAAGATATAGCAACAAAATGGTTGTTTTTACATTTGAAAGTAGATTTGTGTTAA
- a CDS encoding pyridoxal phosphate-dependent aminotransferase, with protein MSQALSNRIQNLPVSQTLAMAAKARELKGQGKDIISLSLGEPDFNTPDFIKDAAIEAINQDYNSYTPVDGYVELKEAICEKFKRDNNLTYAPNQIVVSTGAKQSIANVAQVLLNPGDEVLLPAPYWVSYSAIAMLCEAKFIEIPSSIENDFKITPEQLEAAITPKTKMIFFNSPNNPSGSIYSEEEYRALAKVLENHPQIYILSDEIYEHINYGDKPFSFAAIENMYDRTITVNGLAKAFAMTGWRIGFIGAPQWIAKACTKMQGQITSGTNCIAQRAAITAVKASPEKVQYMVDEFKNRRDLMLQLLGEIDGFKLNVPEGAFYIFPDISAFFGKTIQGKEINNANDFSMLLLEEANVATVTGEAFGAPNCIRLSYAASELQLREAVKRIKAILS; from the coding sequence ATGTCACAAGCATTATCAAACAGAATTCAAAATTTACCTGTTTCACAAACTTTAGCCATGGCTGCTAAAGCAAGAGAATTAAAAGGACAAGGTAAAGATATTATTAGCTTAAGTTTAGGAGAACCTGATTTTAACACTCCAGACTTTATTAAAGACGCAGCAATTGAAGCTATTAATCAAGATTATAATTCATATACACCAGTAGACGGATATGTTGAATTGAAAGAAGCTATTTGCGAAAAGTTTAAGCGTGATAATAACTTAACCTATGCACCGAATCAAATCGTTGTATCTACTGGAGCAAAACAGTCGATTGCTAATGTAGCACAGGTATTATTAAATCCTGGTGACGAAGTATTATTACCAGCTCCATACTGGGTAAGCTATTCTGCTATTGCAATGCTTTGCGAAGCAAAATTTATTGAAATCCCTTCTTCTATCGAGAATGATTTTAAAATTACTCCAGAGCAGTTAGAGGCAGCTATTACACCAAAAACAAAAATGATTTTCTTTAATTCACCAAATAACCCTAGTGGATCTATTTATTCTGAAGAAGAGTATAGAGCGCTAGCAAAGGTTTTAGAAAATCATCCACAGATATATATATTATCTGATGAAATCTATGAGCATATTAACTATGGAGATAAACCATTTAGTTTTGCTGCCATAGAAAACATGTACGATCGTACAATTACTGTAAATGGTTTAGCCAAAGCTTTTGCCATGACTGGTTGGAGAATTGGTTTTATTGGAGCTCCTCAATGGATTGCAAAAGCATGTACTAAAATGCAAGGGCAAATTACTTCTGGAACCAATTGTATTGCACAACGTGCGGCTATTACAGCGGTTAAGGCATCTCCTGAAAAAGTTCAATACATGGTAGATGAATTTAAAAACCGTAGAGATTTGATGTTACAACTTCTAGGCGAAATAGATGGTTTTAAATTGAATGTACCAGAAGGTGCTTTTTATATTTTCCCAGACATTTCGGCTTTCTTTGGAAAAACAATTCAAGGAAAAGAAATTAACAATGCTAATGATTTTTCTATGCTATTGTTAGAAGAAGCAAATGTTGCCACTGTAACTGGAGAAGCATTTGGTGCACCAAATTGCATTCGTTTATCATATGCTGCTTCAGAATTACAATTACGTGAAGCTGTAAAAAGAATAAAAGCTATTCTTTCTTAA
- a CDS encoding acyl-CoA desaturase has product MKTINFSRIDQAKFFRTLNKRVNTYFKENNIKRTGNWKLYIKAAVMLSLFIVPFILILTIDMSQWIKLALALVMGVGMAGVGMNVMHDANHESFSSKKWVNKLFGSSIYILAGNVYNWKVQHNVLHHTYTNIPEHDEDIDAGRVIRFSKHAQWLWIHKFQKYYSIFLYGLLTINWAITTDFKQMHSYLKRKLSYGEFPNPATEWTKLVVSKVLYYALWIVLPIAVLDIAWWKVLIGFFAMHYTAGIILSVIFQLAHIVPKTEMPLPDEDGNMKNTWAIHQLYTTANFAPKNWLINFYTGGLNHQVEHHIFPHISHIHYDKLAKIVKETAKEFNLPYHEYRTTRRAIIEHFRHLAELGKKPQLA; this is encoded by the coding sequence ATGAAGACAATAAACTTTTCTCGAATTGACCAAGCAAAGTTTTTCAGAACCCTTAACAAACGTGTAAACACTTATTTTAAAGAGAATAACATTAAAAGAACAGGGAATTGGAAACTTTATATTAAGGCAGCAGTTATGCTTTCTCTATTTATTGTGCCTTTTATTTTGATTTTAACTATTGATATGTCTCAATGGATAAAATTAGCACTCGCTTTAGTGATGGGAGTAGGAATGGCTGGTGTAGGTATGAACGTTATGCATGACGCAAATCACGAATCATTTTCTAGCAAAAAATGGGTAAATAAACTTTTTGGAAGTAGTATTTATATTTTAGCTGGAAACGTATATAACTGGAAAGTACAACACAATGTTTTACACCACACGTATACAAACATTCCTGAACATGATGAAGATATTGATGCTGGTAGAGTTATTCGTTTTTCTAAACATGCACAGTGGTTATGGATTCATAAATTCCAAAAATACTACTCAATTTTCTTATATGGTTTATTAACGATTAACTGGGCTATCACTACCGATTTTAAACAAATGCACAGTTATTTAAAAAGAAAATTATCGTACGGTGAATTTCCAAATCCTGCAACTGAATGGACTAAACTAGTAGTATCTAAGGTATTATACTATGCCCTTTGGATTGTATTACCAATTGCTGTTTTAGATATTGCATGGTGGAAAGTGTTAATAGGTTTTTTTGCAATGCATTATACTGCAGGAATTATTTTAAGTGTTATTTTTCAATTAGCTCATATTGTACCTAAAACTGAAATGCCTTTGCCAGACGAAGATGGTAACATGAAAAACACTTGGGCAATTCACCAATTATACACAACGGCTAATTTTGCTCCTAAAAACTGGTTAATTAACTTTTATACTGGCGGTTTAAACCACCAAGTAGAACACCATATTTTCCCACACATTTCGCATATTCACTATGATAAGTTAGCAAAAATCGTTAAAGAGACCGCTAAAGAATTCAATTTACCTTATCACGAATATAGAACAACTAGAAGAGCTATTATAGAGCACTTTAGACATTTAGCCGAACTAGGAAAAAAACCACAACTAGCGTAA
- a CDS encoding DEAD/DEAH box helicase produces MQFSELQLHETILKALTEHKHHTATPVQQKVIPVALHKKDVIVTAQTGTGKTAAFALPIIQSLLKEQDSEKGGKKIKALIVSPTRELAIQIQESFKTYGKYTNLRSTAIFGGMSTAPQIDVLTKGVDVLIATPGRFIDLHKQGTIDLRLLKTFVLDEADLMLDMGFIDDVKRIEELCPRKKQTLLFSATMPSKIADLAKSMLFDPEKITIAPSGSTSKNIGQLLYYVPKRNKTDLCLHLLRNEIHGKIIIFRRTKFGVDKLEQTLLKNGYKVTSIHGDKTQAIRNKAIEDFKNKKATILIATDVAARGIDISKVDAVINFDLPNIPETYIHRIGRTGRAGKSGIAFSLCSKDELSYIKTIQETLKRDIKVVEDHPFPLVKPKPKKQPNTVSKHKKSRKSANSKKKKRRWY; encoded by the coding sequence ATGCAGTTTTCTGAATTACAATTACACGAAACAATTTTAAAAGCACTTACCGAGCACAAACACCATACTGCTACACCTGTTCAACAAAAGGTAATTCCGGTTGCATTGCATAAAAAAGATGTAATTGTAACCGCACAAACCGGAACCGGAAAAACTGCCGCTTTTGCATTACCAATTATCCAAAGCTTATTAAAAGAACAAGACTCAGAAAAAGGTGGCAAAAAAATAAAAGCTTTAATTGTTAGTCCTACGCGAGAGTTAGCAATTCAAATTCAGGAAAGCTTCAAAACCTACGGCAAATACACTAATTTAAGAAGTACTGCTATTTTTGGTGGAATGTCTACTGCTCCGCAAATAGATGTTTTAACCAAAGGAGTAGATGTCTTGATTGCAACTCCTGGTAGATTTATCGACTTACATAAACAAGGTACTATTGACTTACGTTTATTAAAAACATTTGTTCTAGATGAAGCTGACTTAATGTTAGACATGGGGTTTATAGATGATGTAAAACGAATTGAAGAGTTATGCCCTCGTAAAAAACAAACTCTTTTGTTTTCGGCAACCATGCCTTCTAAAATTGCTGATTTGGCAAAATCGATGTTATTCGATCCAGAAAAAATAACCATTGCTCCGTCAGGTAGTACTTCTAAAAATATTGGTCAGTTATTGTATTATGTTCCAAAACGCAATAAAACAGATTTATGTTTACACCTTCTTAGAAATGAAATTCATGGTAAAATCATCATTTTTAGACGTACCAAGTTTGGCGTTGATAAACTTGAACAAACTCTACTAAAAAACGGATACAAAGTTACCAGTATCCATGGTGATAAAACACAAGCGATTCGTAACAAAGCCATTGAAGATTTTAAAAACAAAAAGGCAACTATTTTAATTGCTACAGATGTTGCCGCTCGTGGTATTGATATTAGTAAAGTAGATGCTGTTATTAATTTTGACCTACCCAACATTCCTGAAACCTATATTCATAGAATTGGAAGAACTGGTAGAGCGGGGAAATCGGGTATTGCTTTTTCTTTATGTAGCAAGGATGAATTGAGTTATATTAAAACCATTCAAGAAACTTTAAAAAGAGATATAAAAGTTGTAGAAGACCATCCTTTTCCCTTAGTAAAACCCAAACCTAAAAAACAACCCAATACGGTTAGCAAACATAAAAAAAGTAGAAAATCTGCAAACTCTAAGAAAAAGAAAAGACGTTGGTATTAA
- the pruA gene encoding L-glutamate gamma-semialdehyde dehydrogenase — MTRGFFNVPKAVNEPVKGYAPGSPEREELLATYKSMFNSNIDVPMHINGEEVRTGNTRNITPPHDHKHVVGQYHTADKSHVDSAIETALAAREAWSSVSWMERASIFLKAAELLAGPYRAKMNAATMIAQSKNVHQAEIDAACEMIDFFRFNVEFMTQIFKDQPESAPGIWNRVEYRPLEGFVYAITPFNFTSIAANLPAAAALMGNVVVWKPSDHQAYSAQVIVDLFKEAGLPDGVINVVYGDPVMITDTVLASPDFSGLHFTGSTHVFKHLWKQIGNNIETYKTYPRIVGETGGKDFIWAHNSANPLQVATAITRGAFEYQGQKCSAASRAYIPASMWEDVKKHLVAQTSELKMGSPEDTNNFINAVIHEGSFDKIASYIDAAKADADADVIIGGGHDKSKGYFIEPTVIVAKSPTYATMCTELFGPVITIYIYEDAEWEASLKLVDESTEYALTGAIFSTDRYIVEKASKALENAAGNFYINDKPTGAVVGQQPFGGARASGTNDKAGSAQNLLRWTSVRLIKETFVSPQDYKYPFLG, encoded by the coding sequence ATGACAAGAGGATTTTTCAATGTTCCTAAAGCGGTCAACGAACCTGTGAAAGGATACGCTCCTGGTTCTCCAGAAAGAGAAGAATTGTTAGCTACTTACAAATCTATGTTTAACAGTAATATTGATGTGCCAATGCACATTAATGGTGAAGAAGTAAGAACTGGTAATACAAGAAATATTACACCTCCTCATGATCATAAACATGTGGTTGGGCAATATCACACAGCTGATAAATCTCATGTAGATAGTGCTATTGAAACAGCTTTAGCCGCTAGAGAAGCATGGTCTTCTGTTTCTTGGATGGAACGTGCATCAATCTTTTTAAAAGCTGCTGAGTTATTAGCAGGTCCTTACCGTGCTAAGATGAATGCTGCAACGATGATTGCACAGTCTAAAAATGTACACCAAGCAGAAATTGATGCTGCTTGTGAGATGATTGATTTTTTCCGTTTCAATGTTGAGTTTATGACTCAAATTTTTAAAGATCAACCAGAATCTGCTCCAGGAATATGGAATAGAGTTGAATACAGACCTTTAGAAGGTTTTGTATATGCAATTACTCCATTTAACTTTACTTCTATTGCTGCAAATTTACCTGCAGCAGCAGCTTTAATGGGGAATGTAGTAGTTTGGAAACCATCTGATCACCAAGCATATTCTGCTCAAGTAATTGTAGACTTATTTAAAGAAGCTGGTTTACCTGACGGTGTAATTAATGTTGTATATGGTGATCCAGTAATGATTACTGATACTGTATTAGCTTCTCCAGATTTTTCTGGATTACACTTTACAGGGTCTACCCATGTTTTCAAACACTTATGGAAACAAATTGGTAACAATATTGAAACCTATAAAACATACCCAAGAATTGTTGGTGAAACAGGAGGTAAAGATTTTATCTGGGCACACAATTCAGCAAATCCATTACAAGTTGCTACAGCAATTACTAGAGGTGCTTTCGAATACCAAGGTCAAAAATGTTCAGCTGCTTCTCGTGCATATATCCCTGCTTCTATGTGGGAAGATGTAAAGAAACATTTAGTTGCACAAACTAGCGAATTAAAAATGGGGTCTCCAGAGGATACCAACAACTTTATCAATGCTGTAATCCATGAAGGTTCTTTTGATAAAATTGCAAGTTATATCGATGCTGCTAAAGCAGACGCTGATGCTGATGTTATTATTGGTGGTGGTCATGACAAATCGAAAGGATACTTTATTGAACCAACTGTAATTGTAGCAAAATCTCCAACATACGCTACTATGTGTACAGAGTTATTTGGTCCTGTTATTACTATTTATATTTATGAAGATGCAGAATGGGAAGCTTCATTAAAGTTAGTAGATGAATCTACAGAATATGCTTTGACTGGTGCAATTTTCTCTACAGATAGATACATTGTTGAAAAAGCATCTAAAGCTTTAGAAAATGCTGCTGGAAACTTCTATATCAATGACAAACCAACTGGTGCGGTTGTAGGACAACAACCATTTGGAGGAGCTAGAGCTTCTGGAACAAATGATAAAGCAGGTTCTGCACAGAACTTATTACGTTGGACATCTGTAAGGTTAATTAAAGAAACATTTGTAAGCCCACAAGATTACAAATACCCTTTCTTAGGATAA
- a CDS encoding NRDE family protein, with translation MKYFMCTVTYLPLGNNNFILTSNRDEDPNRKTIPPKEYLEDTVKLTYPKDELAGGTWIGLSEKNRLICLLNGGFTKHQRKESYRMSRGVIVKELLKVENPVEIINHFDFDGIEPFTIVLVDWKKELKAYELVWDGDVRHFQELGEEPKIWSSSTLYTEEVKQLRREWFAEWVEENSSFQQEEIVKFHQDETKGNSEISLKMKRSRVETVSVTSVSKTEEEVSLKYYDLIPA, from the coding sequence TTGAAATACTTTATGTGCACGGTAACTTATTTGCCCTTAGGAAATAACAATTTTATACTAACCTCTAATAGAGATGAAGATCCAAATAGAAAAACAATTCCGCCAAAGGAATATCTTGAAGATACAGTAAAACTGACCTATCCAAAAGATGAATTGGCAGGGGGAACTTGGATTGGTCTTAGTGAAAAAAATAGACTTATTTGCTTGTTAAATGGAGGCTTTACAAAACACCAAAGAAAAGAATCTTATCGTATGAGTAGAGGGGTTATTGTAAAAGAATTATTAAAAGTAGAGAACCCAGTTGAAATCATCAATCACTTCGATTTTGATGGGATTGAGCCGTTTACCATTGTATTGGTAGATTGGAAAAAAGAATTAAAGGCGTACGAATTAGTTTGGGATGGAGACGTAAGACATTTTCAAGAATTAGGAGAAGAACCAAAAATTTGGTCGTCGTCAACTTTATATACAGAAGAAGTTAAGCAATTGCGCAGAGAGTGGTTTGCCGAATGGGTTGAGGAAAATTCAAGCTTTCAACAAGAAGAAATAGTGAAATTTCATCAAGATGAAACTAAAGGAAACTCTGAAATTTCATTAAAAATGAAGCGTTCCAGAGTTGAAACCGTAAGTGTTACTTCTGTATCTAAAACTGAAGAAGAAGTATCATTAAAATACTATGATTTAATTCCTGCCTAG
- the rsmG gene encoding 16S rRNA (guanine(527)-N(7))-methyltransferase RsmG, whose protein sequence is MEIIKKYFPNLTEQQIEHFSKLQELYEDWNLKINVVSRKDIDELYLRHILHSLGIAKVMQFQPGANVMDVGTGGGFPGIPLAILFPETNFHLVDSIGKKIKVVNEVVEGLGLENVKTTHGRVEEVKETYDFIVSRAVAQMETFHRWIKNKVQKKQNHDLKNGILYLKGGDLTEELVKFPNATIYDLPSYFEEDFFETKKVVHLPVKFKG, encoded by the coding sequence ATGGAAATCATTAAAAAATACTTTCCGAATCTTACGGAACAACAAATAGAACATTTTTCTAAATTACAAGAGTTGTATGAAGACTGGAACTTAAAAATTAATGTAGTTTCTCGAAAAGATATTGACGAGCTGTACTTACGACATATATTGCATTCACTAGGAATAGCAAAAGTAATGCAGTTTCAGCCAGGAGCCAATGTAATGGATGTTGGTACTGGTGGTGGTTTTCCAGGGATTCCTTTGGCAATTTTATTTCCAGAAACAAACTTTCACTTGGTAGATTCTATTGGAAAGAAAATTAAGGTGGTAAATGAAGTCGTAGAAGGCTTAGGTTTAGAGAATGTAAAAACTACGCACGGACGTGTAGAAGAAGTAAAGGAAACCTATGATTTTATAGTGAGTAGAGCAGTAGCACAAATGGAGACTTTTCATCGTTGGATTAAAAACAAGGTGCAAAAGAAGCAAAATCACGATTTAAAAAATGGGATTCTTTACCTAAAAGGAGGAGATTTAACCGAAGAATTAGTAAAATTCCCGAATGCTACCATTTATGATTTACCTAGTTATTTTGAAGAAGATTTCTTTGAAACAAAAAAAGTAGTTCATTTACCAGTAAAATTTAAGGGGTAA